A single region of the Chiroxiphia lanceolata isolate bChiLan1 chromosome 22, bChiLan1.pri, whole genome shotgun sequence genome encodes:
- the DNAJC16 gene encoding dnaJ homolog subfamily C member 16 has translation MEPGRAAWMLLLPLLLLLPALPAAAPGDFDPYRVLGVGRGSSQADIKKAYKRLAREWHPDKNKDPGAEDRFIQISKAYEILSNEEKRANFDRYGDAGESQGFSQHQHRQFHRFHDGFYFDESFFHFPFNSERRDTSDEKYLLHFSHYINEIVPDSFKKPYLIKITSDWCFSCIHIEPVWKEVAQELEALGVGIGVVHAGYERRLAHHLGAHSTPTLLGLINGKITFFHNAVVRENLRQFVENLLPANLVEKITDKNYIRFLSDWRKDNKPHVLLFDHMPVVPLLYKLTAFAYRDYLSFGYVYVGLRGTEELSSQYNINVYSPTMMVFKEHIDRPADVVQAREMKKQLIDDFLSQNKFLMVARLTNQKLFQELCPVKKSHRQRKHCVVLLTGEGEKFAEAYEAFLTFAVANTKDTLKFVYIYNERQPEFADALLMDDEKYRGRSAVVILERRNNAGKIAYKALEEAWQGSKEDNFILLDLLDQLRTDPGLLSSETVVADLNDELAPMFLIRWLYSSLDYISDCWDSLFHSNWREMMPLLSLLFSALFILFGTVIVQAFSDSSDTRDSPPSEKEETATKTEKNDVSFSKESNSRIPKKGFVEVTELTDINYTSNLVRLRPGHMNVVLILSNSTKTPLLQKFALEVYTFTGSSSLHFSFLSLDKHREWLEYLLEFAQDAAPIPNQYDKHFLERDYTGYVLALNGHKKYFCLFKPHRSGDEGGTLGSCEDYDASLHAEARGKPSCSPGSRSIKNKLHKLSFWMERLLEGSLQRFYIPSWPALD, from the exons ATGGAGCCGGGACGGGCCgcctggatgctgctgctgccgctgctcctgctgctgcccgccctgcccgcggccgcgccgggggACTTCGACCCCTACCGCGTGCTGGGGGTGGGCCGCGGCTCCAGCCAGGCCGACATCAAGAAGGCCTACAAGCGGCTCGCCCGGGAATG GCACCCTGACAAAAACAAGGACCCAGGAGCAGAAGACAGATTCATCCAGATTAGCAAGGCCTACGAG ATTCTCTCCAACGAGGAAAAGAGGGCAAACTTTGATCGCTATGGAGATGCTGGGGAAAGCCAGGGCTTCTCTCAGCACCAGCACCGCCAGTTCCATCGCTTCCACGACGGCTTCTATTTCGACGAGTCCTTCTTCCACTTCCCTTTCAATTCCGAGAGACGCGACACCTCTGACGAGAAGTATTTGCTCCACTTTTCCCACTACATCAACGAAATCGTGCCAGACAGTTTCAAGAAACCTTACCTCATCAAAATCACCTCGGACTGGTGCTTCAGCTGCATCCACATCGAGCCCGTGTGGAAGGAAGTCGCTCAGGAATTGGAGGCGCTGG GAGTGGGAATCGGCGTCGTGCACGCAGGGTACGAGCGGCGCCTCGCCCACCACCTGGGTGCCCACAGCACTCCCACCCTGCTGGGGCTCATTAACGGGAAAATAACCTTCTTCCACAACGCTGTCGTTCGGGAAAACCTGCGGCAGTTCGTGGAGAACCTTCTGCCGGCGAATCTTGTCGAAAAG ATTACAGATAAAAACTACATCCGCTTCCTCTCTGACTGGAGGAAGGACAACAAGCCCCACGTCCTGCTGTTCGATCATATGCCAGTTGTGCCATTACTGTACAAG CTGACTGCCTTTGCCTACCGGGACTACCTGTCCTTTGGGTATGTGTACGTCGGACTCCGAGGCACCGAAGAGTTGTCCAGTCAGTACAACATCAACGTCTACAGTCCCACCATGATGGTCTTCAAGGAGCACATCGACCGGCCCGCTGATGTTGTGCAG GCACGAGAGATGAAGAAGCAGCTCATTGATGACTTCCTTTCTCAGAATAAGTTCCTCATGGTGGCCAGACTCACCAACCAGAAGCTgttccaggagctgtgtccCGTCAAGAAGTCTCACCGTCAGCGGAA GCACTGCGTGGTCTTGCTTactggagaaggagagaagtTTGCCGAGGCTTATGAGGCCTTTTTGACTTTTGCTGTGGCCAACACAAAAGACACACTGAAGTTTGTGTACATCTATAACGAACGGCAGCCAGAATTTGCAGACGCCTTGCTGATGGATGATGAGAAGTATCGGGGAAGATCAGCT GTGGTCATTCTGGAGAGACGCAATAACGCGGGGAAGATTGCCTACAAAGCCTTGGAGGAGGCCTGGCAAGGCAGCAAGGAGGACAACTTCATCCTCCTGGATCTCCTGGACCAGCTGAGGACGGACCCTGGCCTTCTGTCATCAGAGACTGTCGTGGCTGACCTGAATGATGAGCTCGCTCCT ATGTTCCTTATCCGATGGCTCTACTCCTCGCTGGACTACATCTCAGACTGCTGGGACAGTTTGTTTCACAGTAACTG GCGAGAAATGATGCCGCTGCTGTCCTTGCTCTTCTCCGCGCTCTTCATTCTCTTTGGCACCGTTATTGTTCAGGCTTTCAG TGACTCGAGTGACACAAGGGACTCTCCGCCCTcggagaaagaagaaactgcCACAAAGACGGAGAAGAACGACGTGAGCTTCAGCAAAGAGAGTAACAG caggattCCCAAAAAGGGCTTTGTTGAGGTGACTGAGCTAACGGACATCAACTACACCAGTAACTTGGTGCGCCTGAGGCCGGGCCACATGAACGTCGTCTTGATCCTGTCCAACTCGACCAAAACCCCCCTGCTCCAGAAGTTCGCCCTGGAAGTCTACACATTTACAGG gagcagctctcttcatttctccttcctcagcctgGACAAGCACCGAGAGTGGCTGGAGTACCTGCTGGAGTTTGCACAGGATGCAGCCCCCATCCCAAACCAGTACGACAAGCATTTCCTGGAGCGCGACTACACGGGCTACGTCCTGGCTCTGAACGGccacaagaaatatttctgcctCTTTAAGCCTCACAGATCAGGGGACGAGGGGGGAACCCTGGGATCGTGCGAGGATTACGATGCCTCACTACACGCGGAAGCCAGAGGgaaaccctcctgcagcccaggatctagatccattaaaaacaaattacacaAATTGTCCTTTTGGATGGAACGCCTCCTAGAGGGTTCCTTACAGAGGTTCTATATCCCCTCGTGGCCTGCGTTAGACTGA